The Bacteroidota bacterium genome has a segment encoding these proteins:
- a CDS encoding class III cytochrome C family protein, giving the protein MKRTIVLLITLTVIVLSAKFPHAMLNPGELVEGHQKIKNDCAACHKPFWGIETSRCISCHKLDEIGVSDSSKINSAVNEGMVLFHSKLKNEECTSCHSDHNGLHPQKSIKHFDHDLLSADMKINCNSCHGKPVDKLHDQLSTSCNSCHNTNSWKSTGTFNHDMITGVDKTNCTSCHQKPTDSFHQLLQDNCDKCHTTSKWKPSTFDHSSYFLLDKDHNTECITCHTNNNLSSYTCYGCHEHSENKIISKHQKHGISNFSDCASCHRSGDEHDIRINMGGKQEMNQNDVNKVKDYIKSDKKHHKEED; this is encoded by the coding sequence ATGAAGCGGACAATTGTTTTACTGATTACGCTAACGGTAATTGTGCTTTCAGCAAAGTTTCCTCACGCGATGCTGAATCCCGGTGAACTTGTGGAAGGACATCAGAAAATAAAAAACGATTGTGCTGCCTGCCATAAACCATTCTGGGGAATTGAAACAAGCAGATGTATCAGTTGCCACAAGCTAGATGAGATAGGCGTAAGTGATTCTTCAAAAATCAACTCGGCAGTAAACGAAGGGATGGTTCTATTTCACAGTAAACTGAAAAATGAGGAATGCACGAGTTGCCATTCAGATCATAATGGATTACATCCACAAAAGTCAATTAAGCATTTCGACCATGACCTTCTTTCGGCTGACATGAAAATAAACTGCAACAGTTGTCATGGCAAACCAGTGGATAAACTGCATGACCAACTATCTACCTCTTGCAACAGTTGCCATAACACAAACAGTTGGAAGTCTACAGGAACATTTAATCATGACATGATTACAGGAGTAGATAAAACTAACTGCACTTCTTGTCATCAGAAACCTACCGATTCCTTTCATCAATTGTTGCAAGACAATTGTGATAAGTGCCATACAACAAGCAAATGGAAGCCATCTACCTTCGACCATTCATCCTATTTTCTTCTAGATAAAGACCACAATACAGAATGTATCACCTGCCATACCAATAATAATCTTAGCTCTTACACCTGCTATGGTTGCCACGAACATTCTGAAAATAAAATCATTAGTAAACATCAGAAGCATGGTATTTCCAATTTTTCTGATTGTGCTTCTTGTCACCGTAGCGGTGATGAACATGACATCCGGATAAATATGGGAGGGAAGCAAGAAATGAATCAAAATGATGTCAATAAAGTGAAGGACTATATTAAGTCAGACAAGAAACACCACAAAGAAGAAGACTAA
- a CDS encoding cytochrome b/b6 domain-containing protein, with protein sequence METTTTKYSTVYRIVHWAIAISFLLLLNTIFLRLTWLNKNNMADIMQEYLKGAGQSLSQDQVIAMAKKIREPMWNWHIYIGYILVGLLSIRFALPFFGEMEFQNPLVMGISTKIKFQRWIYIILYACIVISLVTGLLIKFGPKSLREPMEEIHALGIYYIVPFIIIHLAGILIAEFTDQKGIVSRIISGSDHRV encoded by the coding sequence ATGGAAACGACTACGACAAAGTATTCTACCGTATATCGGATTGTTCATTGGGCAATAGCTATATCGTTTTTACTATTGCTAAACACCATCTTTCTGCGATTAACTTGGCTGAATAAGAATAATATGGCGGATATCATGCAAGAGTATTTGAAAGGAGCCGGTCAATCTTTATCGCAAGACCAAGTAATTGCCATGGCCAAGAAAATTCGAGAACCGATGTGGAACTGGCATATTTATATCGGCTATATTTTGGTCGGATTACTCAGCATTCGTTTCGCTCTTCCGTTTTTCGGAGAAATGGAATTTCAAAATCCATTAGTTATGGGTATATCCACCAAAATAAAATTTCAAAGGTGGATTTACATTATCCTCTATGCTTGTATCGTTATTTCGTTAGTAACCGGATTATTAATAAAGTTTGGTCCGAAGTCTCTCCGAGAGCCTATGGAAGAAATCCATGCGCTTGGCATTTACTATATCGTGCCGTTTATCATCATCCATTTGGCAGGTATATTAATCGCAGAATTTACAGACCAAAAAGGAATTGTTTCAAGAATAATCAGCGGCTCTGATCATAGAGTTTAA
- a CDS encoding superoxide dismutase family protein, which translates to MKNYIFLLLIATFFVGCNSGTTTDSTSNEREIAPSKEDKGTLKAVANIMAKSNSNVAGTVTFTQTGDLVTMVADISGLTPGNHAIHIHANGDCSAADGSSAGGHWNPTNVNHGKWGTAPFHLGDIGNIMADSNGVGTYSRETDLWCIHCADANKDITGKSIIIHAGVDDFSSQPAGAAGARIGCGEIVLQ; encoded by the coding sequence ATGAAAAATTACATATTTCTACTACTAATCGCAACATTCTTTGTTGGATGTAATTCTGGTACCACTACTGATAGCACCTCGAATGAGCGTGAAATCGCGCCTTCAAAAGAGGATAAGGGAACATTAAAAGCAGTGGCCAATATCATGGCAAAAAGCAATAGTAATGTAGCGGGGACCGTTACTTTTACTCAAACGGGTGATCTGGTTACCATGGTTGCTGATATATCTGGATTAACACCCGGAAATCACGCTATTCATATACATGCTAATGGAGATTGTAGTGCTGCTGATGGAAGCTCTGCAGGAGGACATTGGAATCCAACAAATGTAAATCATGGGAAATGGGGTACGGCACCTTTTCACCTTGGTGATATAGGCAATATCATGGCAGATTCAAATGGTGTCGGAACTTATAGCCGCGAAACGGATTTATGGTGCATCCATTGTGCTGATGCAAACAAAGATATAACAGGAAAGTCTATAATCATTCATGCAGGGGTAGATGATTTCTCTTCTCAGCCTGCTGGCGCTGCGGGTGCTCGAATTGGTTGTGGAGAGATTGTGCTGCAATGA
- a CDS encoding MotA/TolQ/ExbB proton channel family protein, with product MKLLQIVADASTQAGTAIPTQDTMSLLDLLMKGGWVMVPIVILSIISVYLTVEKYITISRASKVDPGFMANIRQMLLDNKTDAALTMCKSTNTPIARLLEKGIKRLGKPIKEIESAVENTGKLEIYKLEKNLSYLGIIAGIAPMFGFVGTISGVIRIFYNISLADNISISLIAGGLYEKMITSAAGLIVGIMAHIAFHYLNAMIDRVSFQLESTTVEFIDLIQEPTK from the coding sequence ATGAAACTTCTTCAGATTGTAGCCGATGCAAGCACACAGGCCGGAACCGCTATCCCCACACAGGACACGATGAGTCTGTTAGATTTATTGATGAAAGGCGGATGGGTGATGGTGCCCATCGTTATATTATCCATCATATCTGTTTACCTAACTGTGGAAAAATACATCACCATCAGCAGAGCTTCTAAGGTGGACCCGGGTTTTATGGCCAACATTCGCCAGATGTTGCTCGACAACAAAACCGATGCGGCGTTGACGATGTGCAAAAGCACCAATACGCCGATTGCGCGCTTGCTCGAAAAGGGCATCAAGCGTTTGGGTAAGCCTATCAAAGAAATTGAAAGCGCTGTAGAGAACACCGGTAAACTGGAAATATATAAGTTGGAGAAAAATCTTTCCTACCTCGGCATCATTGCCGGTATTGCACCGATGTTTGGATTCGTGGGTACCATCAGCGGGGTCATTCGTATATTCTATAACATCTCGCTGGCAGATAATATCAGTATATCGCTCATCGCCGGAGGTCTGTATGAAAAGATGATTACTTCTGCTGCGGGATTGATTGTTGGGATCATGGCGCACATTGCCTTTCACTACTTGAATGCCATGATTGACCGCGTGAGTTTTCAATTAGAAAGCACAACGGTAGAGTTTATTGATTTAATACAAGAACCCACTAAGTAA
- a CDS encoding biopolymer transporter ExbD, protein MRLRRKSRTTSEVSTSSLNDIMFFLMLFFLIMSTMVAPSVVKINLPKTNAGKAISKQNIVLAVDSNLNYFVNNEKITFPELEQRLMEIAQKDTSKEPTIVLQASKKLSLQDVVDVMSVGTKLKMKMVLATSNK, encoded by the coding sequence ATGCGACTCAGACGTAAAAGCCGAACCACCTCAGAGGTGAGCACTTCGTCGCTGAACGACATCATGTTTTTCTTGATGCTGTTCTTCCTCATCATGTCCACGATGGTTGCTCCTTCGGTGGTAAAAATCAATCTGCCCAAAACCAATGCCGGCAAGGCAATAAGCAAACAAAATATTGTGCTGGCGGTTGATTCCAACCTGAACTATTTTGTGAATAATGAAAAGATAACATTCCCGGAACTGGAACAAAGGTTAATGGAGATTGCTCAAAAAGATACGAGCAAAGAGCCGACCATTGTTTTGCAAGCCAGCAAGAAATTGAGTTTGCAAGACGTGGTAGATGTAATGAGTGTGGGAACCAAGTTGAAGATGAAAATGGTGCTGGCCACCAGCAACAAGTAG
- a CDS encoding bifunctional folylpolyglutamate synthase/dihydrofolate synthase — MTYGETLYYLLEQLPMFQRVGAAAYRKDLGNITSLCDILGNPQIDLKCIHVAGTNGKGSVVHLLSSVLQEQGYKVGTFVSPHYKDYRERIKINGQYISKDYVTKFVSKHIQSFKKVDASFFEITTAMAFAYFKEKKVDFVVIETGMGGRLDSTNIIQPILSVITNISFDHQQFLGKTLAKIAKEKAGIIKRNVPVVIGETVKETKPVFIQKAKAAGSDIYFAEKKMLDFKMKMQGAYQEKNMATVLKAIEVLQKGGIKISKQSIRKGIENVSMNTSFIGRWMIISQKPMVILDSAHNEAGLRVVAKEIKQLVARTQSAQVHFVYGTVNDKDISRCLSVLPKSAKYYFCKANIPRGRNADELKQEAMKYKLKGQTYPSVKKAYKAALGNANKKDLVIVAGSVFVVAEVL; from the coding sequence ATGACCTACGGCGAAACACTCTATTATCTGTTAGAACAATTACCCATGTTCCAAAGGGTGGGTGCCGCCGCCTACCGAAAGGACTTGGGAAACATCACCAGTCTTTGCGACATTCTCGGTAATCCTCAAATAGATTTAAAGTGCATTCATGTGGCGGGAACGAACGGCAAGGGGAGTGTGGTGCATTTGCTTTCCTCGGTACTGCAAGAGCAGGGGTACAAGGTGGGTACATTTGTTTCTCCACACTATAAAGATTATCGCGAGCGGATAAAAATAAACGGCCAATACATCAGCAAGGACTACGTCACCAAATTTGTTTCTAAGCATATTCAGTCTTTTAAGAAGGTGGACGCCTCCTTCTTTGAAATCACCACGGCGATGGCCTTTGCTTATTTCAAAGAAAAGAAGGTGGACTTTGTCGTGATAGAAACCGGTATGGGTGGAAGACTGGATTCTACTAATATCATCCAACCTATTCTTTCGGTCATCACCAATATCAGCTTTGATCATCAGCAGTTTTTGGGAAAAACACTGGCTAAGATTGCTAAGGAGAAGGCGGGAATTATCAAAAGAAATGTCCCTGTGGTAATTGGTGAAACGGTGAAAGAAACTAAACCGGTGTTTATACAAAAAGCCAAAGCTGCGGGTTCTGATATTTATTTCGCTGAGAAGAAAATGCTTGATTTCAAAATGAAGATGCAAGGTGCCTATCAGGAAAAGAATATGGCTACGGTGCTTAAAGCTATTGAGGTGTTGCAAAAGGGAGGAATCAAAATATCAAAGCAATCAATCCGAAAAGGAATAGAGAACGTTTCGATGAACACTTCTTTTATAGGCCGATGGATGATTATAAGTCAAAAGCCAATGGTGATATTGGACAGTGCACACAATGAGGCAGGGTTGAGGGTGGTGGCCAAGGAGATTAAACAATTAGTCGCGCGCACACAAAGCGCTCAAGTACATTTTGTTTATGGGACGGTGAATGACAAAGACATCAGTAGATGTTTGTCTGTACTGCCCAAAAGTGCTAAGTACTATTTCTGCAAAGCGAACATTCCGCGCGGAAGAAATGCAGATGAATTAAAGCAAGAAGCCATGAAGTATAAATTGAAGGGACAAACTTATCCTTCGGTAAAGAAGGCATATAAGGCTGCATTAGGTAATGCAAACAAGAAGGACTTGGTGATAGTTGCGGGAAGCGTGTTTGTGGTGGCGGAGGTGTTGTAG
- a CDS encoding glycoside hydrolase family 16 protein has translation MSIKRIFILIFVLVVSASVALSLTYRTYKKHRIPPQSKDRPLRTLHRYLDNKYLLYQLPNDYYKGDTLAQSFEKGNADFITSFEPLGYSSSLHLQYTHVYSPECVYHTSDKSWKYAEVCFPNTCLTKDSAYASVTIRNTASSSRIFYVRLFYQNTSYWYPTNDSINMEQEDYLDNYYGASRVVSVSIAAFDSTIVKIPYHIGMNPKREFNNEPHKDPARPGNYEFMVLALTNRDELLMNDALDLKEVNPFAVVQKDRLQNEGNKYFNQMAYTPPQHFKFVFLDEYFDGINDLAPNHIYIPKDRDEKKLCDTCSGWFRNTISEKWKVGDFFRHFGENSRYVKADYGVRKENFHIDSNGVVLDIPKSTTTNYQKTWGEFLFGPSFKYGHLTVRARFAQMINSTGTPNGIIHNLWLYERDHEIPDTVNNPYRYFNGAGNQPFEIDFEFWTSQDNVNTMWDDNGFINYSIVDYMRNPNVAMKPGEMKDMGKYKVNRLNNHQLNIPGGNINRLFFNRFHTYELYWYPDHVRFLVDGYEQAVITKEMAKIPDKYMFLWISSPFYQDGTYFSQSEIPFLVKDKKTEIDYIKIE, from the coding sequence ATGTCTATCAAGCGAATCTTCATACTGATATTTGTTCTGGTTGTTTCTGCTTCGGTGGCTCTGTCTCTCACCTATCGCACTTATAAAAAGCATCGTATTCCACCGCAGAGCAAAGACAGACCGCTGCGAACCCTCCATAGGTATCTAGACAATAAATACCTGCTTTATCAATTACCCAACGATTATTATAAAGGGGATACGCTGGCACAAAGTTTCGAGAAGGGGAACGCTGATTTTATCACTTCTTTCGAACCGCTTGGGTATTCATCTTCTTTACATCTGCAATACACGCATGTTTATAGCCCCGAATGTGTTTATCACACTTCTGACAAATCATGGAAATATGCAGAGGTCTGCTTTCCGAATACCTGTTTGACGAAAGATTCCGCCTATGCCAGTGTAACAATTAGAAATACTGCGTCTTCCTCCCGTATATTTTATGTGCGTTTGTTCTATCAAAACACTTCCTACTGGTATCCAACGAATGATTCAATAAACATGGAACAGGAAGATTATCTCGATAATTATTACGGAGCATCGCGGGTTGTTTCCGTAAGTATCGCTGCTTTTGATTCAACGATTGTAAAAATTCCCTACCACATTGGGATGAACCCAAAAAGAGAATTCAATAATGAGCCACATAAAGACCCAGCTCGTCCCGGCAACTATGAGTTTATGGTGCTGGCGCTGACCAACCGCGATGAATTATTAATGAATGATGCTTTAGACTTGAAGGAGGTAAATCCTTTTGCTGTGGTGCAGAAAGACCGATTACAAAATGAAGGCAATAAGTACTTCAACCAAATGGCTTACACGCCACCCCAACATTTCAAATTTGTTTTTCTAGATGAATATTTTGACGGAATAAATGATTTAGCGCCCAATCATATCTATATCCCTAAAGACCGCGATGAGAAAAAACTTTGTGATACCTGTTCCGGTTGGTTTAGGAACACAATCAGTGAAAAATGGAAAGTAGGTGATTTTTTCCGCCACTTCGGCGAAAACTCTCGCTATGTGAAAGCTGATTACGGAGTGCGTAAGGAAAATTTCCATATTGATTCAAACGGAGTGGTTCTTGACATCCCTAAATCCACTACGACGAATTATCAAAAAACATGGGGTGAGTTTTTGTTTGGCCCTTCTTTTAAATATGGACACCTCACTGTTCGCGCGCGCTTTGCACAGATGATTAACTCAACCGGTACCCCCAATGGCATTATCCATAATCTGTGGCTCTATGAACGCGACCACGAAATACCGGATACGGTCAATAACCCTTATCGCTATTTCAACGGGGCTGGAAATCAACCTTTTGAAATTGATTTTGAATTCTGGACCAGTCAGGATAATGTCAATACCATGTGGGACGATAACGGTTTTATCAATTACTCTATTGTGGATTATATGCGCAACCCTAATGTAGCGATGAAACCCGGTGAGATGAAGGACATGGGGAAGTATAAAGTGAACCGTCTAAACAACCATCAACTCAATATTCCCGGTGGAAATATCAACCGGCTTTTCTTCAACCGCTTTCATACCTATGAATTATATTGGTATCCAGACCATGTTCGATTTCTGGTAGATGGTTATGAGCAAGCGGTGATTACCAAAGAGATGGCAAAAATACCCGATAAGTATATGTTCCTTTGGATAAGTTCACCATTCTATCAAGACGGAACGTATTTTTCTCAATCTGAAATTCCATTTTTGGTAAAGGACAAAAAGACCGAGATTGACTATATAAAGATTGAATAA
- a CDS encoding deoxyhypusine synthase family protein has translation MATPIRDFITHHYRHFNAAALVDAAKGYETHLAEGGKMMVTLAGAMSTAELGISLAEMIRQDKIAIISCTGANLEEDLMNLVAHSHYKRVPNYRDLSPKEEWDLLENGFNRVTDTCIPEEEAFRRLQKHIYELWKDADTKGERYFPHEFMYKMILSGVLKQYYEIDPKHSWMIAAAEKNIPIICPGWEDSTMGNIFASYCIKNDIKATTVRGGIEYMVWLSDWYRKNSSGKGVGFFQIGGGIAGDFPICVVPMMYQDLEWHDVPFWSYFCQISDSTTSYGSYSGAVPNEKITWGKLGIDTPKFIIESDATIVAPLIFAYLLKW, from the coding sequence ATGGCTACTCCAATCCGCGACTTTATTACCCATCATTATCGCCACTTCAACGCAGCCGCGCTGGTGGATGCTGCAAAGGGTTACGAAACACACTTGGCAGAAGGAGGCAAAATGATGGTGACGTTGGCCGGCGCAATGAGCACGGCTGAATTGGGTATTTCTTTGGCAGAGATGATTAGGCAGGATAAAATTGCCATCATCTCCTGCACCGGTGCCAACTTGGAAGAAGATTTGATGAACCTAGTGGCACATTCTCATTATAAGCGCGTTCCCAACTATCGCGACCTTTCGCCAAAAGAAGAATGGGATTTGCTGGAGAATGGCTTTAACCGAGTAACCGATACTTGTATCCCTGAAGAGGAAGCCTTTCGCCGCTTGCAAAAACATATTTATGAGTTGTGGAAAGATGCCGACACCAAAGGGGAGCGCTATTTCCCACATGAATTCATGTACAAAATGATTCTGAGCGGAGTGCTAAAACAGTATTATGAGATTGACCCGAAACATAGCTGGATGATTGCCGCTGCCGAAAAGAACATTCCGATTATCTGCCCCGGTTGGGAAGATTCTACAATGGGAAACATTTTCGCTTCCTATTGCATAAAGAACGACATCAAAGCTACCACAGTTCGCGGAGGGATAGAGTATATGGTATGGCTCAGCGATTGGTATCGCAAAAACAGCAGCGGTAAAGGAGTTGGTTTCTTTCAGATAGGCGGGGGCATTGCAGGTGATTTCCCGATTTGCGTCGTACCTATGATGTATCAGGATTTGGAATGGCATGATGTTCCATTCTGGAGTTACTTCTGCCAGATTTCAGATTCGACAACTTCTTATGGCTCCTACTCAGGTGCAGTACCCAATGAAAAGATTACTTGGGGAAAACTGGGCATTGATACTCCAAAGTTTATTATTGAGTCTGATGCGACTATCGTGGCGCCATTGATTTTTGCTTATTTGTTAAAATGGTAG
- a CDS encoding glutathione peroxidase, translating to MKHQTIHEFVARDLGGAKVELKQYSGKVLLVVDIASHCGLTPQLKHLQELYSKYKERGFEILAFPSDDFYQQPEDGPEIEMFCQDNYGVTFRIFEKGIVKGKQAQPVYHYLADKSRLVGMKLYPLWNFQKYLIDQNGQVVDYFFPWTKPQSDSLTDAIEKELTKRPVEK from the coding sequence ATGAAGCATCAGACCATACATGAATTCGTGGCACGCGACTTGGGGGGCGCCAAGGTAGAACTGAAACAATATTCGGGTAAGGTGTTGCTAGTAGTAGACATCGCCTCTCATTGTGGCTTGACTCCTCAATTAAAGCATTTGCAGGAACTCTATTCTAAATATAAAGAACGGGGTTTTGAAATCTTGGCATTTCCTTCTGATGATTTTTACCAACAACCAGAGGACGGCCCAGAGATTGAGATGTTTTGTCAGGATAACTACGGAGTTACTTTCCGCATTTTTGAGAAGGGTATCGTGAAGGGAAAACAGGCGCAGCCTGTTTATCATTATCTGGCAGATAAATCTCGCCTCGTAGGGATGAAGCTATATCCGCTGTGGAATTTTCAGAAATATCTTATTGACCAAAACGGTCAGGTGGTAGATTACTTTTTTCCTTGGACCAAGCCCCAAAGCGACAGTTTGACCGATGCTATTGAGAAAGAACTGACAAAACGACCTGTTGAAAAGTAA
- the trxA gene encoding thioredoxin encodes MATQLTDSNFKTEVLDNDKVAVIDFWAEWCGPCKALTPIIEEMSKEFEGKALIGKVDVDSNPETAMKYGIRNIPTILFIKGGQVVDKQVGAVPKASLVAMLNKHLS; translated from the coding sequence ATGGCAACACAATTAACCGACAGCAATTTCAAGACTGAAGTTCTTGACAATGACAAAGTAGCAGTGATAGATTTTTGGGCAGAATGGTGCGGGCCCTGCAAAGCACTCACTCCGATTATTGAAGAAATGTCGAAGGAGTTTGAAGGCAAAGCCCTCATTGGCAAAGTGGATGTGGACAGCAATCCAGAAACAGCCATGAAATATGGCATTCGCAATATTCCCACCATCCTTTTCATCAAAGGCGGGCAGGTAGTTGATAAGCAAGTAGGCGCGGTTCCCAAGGCGAGCCTAGTGGCTATGCTGAACAAGCATCTTTCTTAG
- a CDS encoding DUF58 domain-containing protein, which produces MPDLNHFPEIENLELLARQVVEGFIIGLHKSPFHGFSVEFAEHRLYNPGESTRHLDWKVLARTGKMFVKRFEEETNLRCQIVIDASSSMYFPNDKDAKTNKLRFSVYSAAALINLLKRQRDAAGLSIFTDEVLVNTSAKSSTKHHQLLYAELENLLKEKPLNVKTSAARCLHQIADTIHRRSMIILFSDMFDNMDQEGSDELFSALQHLKYNKHEVILFHVVDKQKELDFEFENRPYEFIDMESGEKVKLHSNEVKSFYVEQMKNFEKELKLRCGQYKIDFVEADINLDFRQVLTPFLLKRSKMF; this is translated from the coding sequence ATGCCGGACTTAAATCATTTTCCCGAAATTGAAAACCTTGAACTGCTGGCTCGCCAGGTTGTAGAGGGTTTTATTATTGGTCTTCATAAATCTCCCTTCCACGGTTTTTCGGTCGAGTTTGCTGAGCATCGTCTTTATAATCCCGGCGAATCAACCCGCCATCTGGACTGGAAAGTCTTGGCCCGGACCGGCAAAATGTTTGTAAAACGTTTTGAAGAAGAAACCAACCTGCGTTGCCAGATTGTGATTGATGCTTCTTCGTCTATGTATTTTCCGAATGATAAAGATGCCAAGACGAATAAATTGCGTTTTTCGGTCTATTCTGCTGCGGCGCTCATCAACTTGCTCAAGCGGCAACGCGATGCCGCCGGGCTTAGCATTTTTACCGATGAAGTATTAGTCAATACTTCGGCGAAATCAAGTACGAAGCATCATCAACTACTCTACGCTGAGTTGGAGAATCTTCTGAAGGAGAAACCTTTGAACGTGAAAACTTCGGCTGCTCGCTGTCTTCACCAGATTGCCGATACCATTCACCGCCGCAGCATGATTATTCTCTTCAGCGATATGTTTGACAATATGGACCAAGAAGGAAGTGATGAACTGTTCTCGGCTTTGCAGCATTTGAAATATAATAAGCATGAAGTGATACTTTTTCATGTGGTGGATAAACAAAAGGAATTGGATTTTGAATTTGAAAACCGTCCTTACGAGTTCATTGATATGGAATCGGGTGAAAAGGTGAAACTACATTCAAACGAAGTGAAGAGTTTTTATGTAGAACAGATGAAGAATTTTGAAAAAGAACTAAAGCTCCGCTGTGGTCAATATAAAATAGATTTTGTAGAGGCAGATATTAACCTTGATTTTCGTCAAGTCCTGACTCCCTTCCTGTTAAAACGGAGTAAAATGTTCTGA
- a CDS encoding alpha/beta fold hydrolase: MELNYKSFGEGFPVVILHGLFGSLDNWQTIAKKLSDKFQVYIIDQRNHGKSPHSDEFNFQLLSNDLLDFFAQHQIEKAHIIGHSMGGKTAMAFALNHPEKVEKLIVVDIAPTAYGDYHNDVFKALYDSKVHDAESREEVEHTLREQLKDESTVQFLLKGLNRDKEGKHFEWKFNLDSLNKNYQIISGALNSSDTFKGKTLFIKGETSNYINPSNYSELTSLFPNHELTEIKAAGHWVHAEKPQEFINEVIRFL; the protein is encoded by the coding sequence ATGGAATTGAACTACAAATCATTCGGGGAAGGGTTTCCGGTTGTGATTCTACATGGACTCTTTGGCTCATTGGATAATTGGCAAACTATTGCCAAAAAGCTGTCGGATAAATTTCAGGTATATATCATTGACCAAAGGAACCACGGCAAATCTCCTCACAGTGATGAATTTAATTTCCAGCTTCTTTCAAACGACTTATTGGATTTCTTTGCGCAACACCAAATTGAAAAGGCCCATATCATCGGCCACTCGATGGGAGGGAAGACAGCCATGGCTTTTGCGCTGAATCATCCTGAAAAAGTAGAAAAATTAATTGTGGTAGATATCGCTCCGACGGCTTACGGTGACTATCATAACGATGTATTTAAGGCCCTATATGACTCTAAAGTGCATGACGCGGAGAGTAGAGAAGAAGTAGAACACACGCTCCGTGAACAATTGAAAGATGAATCTACTGTTCAGTTTTTATTGAAAGGTTTGAATCGGGATAAAGAGGGAAAGCATTTTGAATGGAAATTTAATCTGGATTCATTGAACAAGAATTACCAAATCATTTCCGGCGCGCTGAACTCTTCTGATACTTTCAAAGGTAAAACCTTATTTATCAAAGGAGAAACGTCCAACTATATCAATCCTTCTAACTATTCGGAACTCACTTCTTTATTCCCAAACCATGAATTAACTGAGATTAAAGCAGCGGGTCATTGGGTGCACGCTGAAAAGCCACAAGAATTTATCAATGAAGTAATCAGGTTCCTGTAA